ATTGGTGATCGCCTGACAGATGTGGAACTGGCCAAAAACCTGGGAGCCAAAAGCATTTTGCTGCAGGCAGAAACGCACCCAGACGCCACCTTCACCAGCACAGACTGGGACGATATTTACAACTTCCTTCGGTTGCCCGCCCGCAAAGCCACCATTCAGCGCAACACCAATGAAACCCAGATCTCGGTGGAAATTAACCTGGACGGCGAAGGAAAATCTGAGATGGAAACCGGCCTGGGCTTCTTTGACCACATGCTGGACCAGCTGGCCCGCCACAGCGGCGTAGACATGCGCATAAAAGTAGCCGGAGACCTGCACATTGACGAGCACCACACCATTGAAGACACTGCCATTGCCCTGGGAGAAGCCTTCGCGCAAGCCATCGGGGACAAGCGCGGCATTAGCCGGTATGGGTTTTTGCTGCCCATGGATGATGCCTTGGTGCACGCGGCGCTGGATTTCTCAGGAAGGCCCTGGTTGGTCTGGGATGCCAAATTCAGCCGGGAGAAGATAGGGGACATGCCGACTGAGATGTTCATGCACTTCTTTAAATCGTTCTCAGACGCGGCCAAAGCCAACCTCAACATCAAAGCCGAAGGCGAGAACGAACACCATAAGATTGAGGCGATCTTTAAAGCCGTGGCCAAAGCCATGAAAATGGCGTTGGAACGTGACGTGAACAAGATGGAAATTCCCAGTACCAAAGGCATTCTGTAATGAAAACCGTTATTGTTGATTATAAGGCCGGCAACGTGCAGAGCGTGCTTTTCGCGCTGGAGCGTTTGGGGGTGC
This region of Rufibacter sp. LB8 genomic DNA includes:
- the hisB gene encoding bifunctional histidinol-phosphatase/imidazoleglycerol-phosphate dehydratase HisB — its product is MKKVLFIDRDGTILLEPPTDFQVDSFEKFAFYPKVIRNLYKMYKEMDYEFVMVTNQDGLGTDSYPENTFWPYQNKMMEILEGEGIQFSEIFIDGSFDHENSPNRKPRLGMLGQYLIEDYDMANSYVIGDRLTDVELAKNLGAKSILLQAETHPDATFTSTDWDDIYNFLRLPARKATIQRNTNETQISVEINLDGEGKSEMETGLGFFDHMLDQLARHSGVDMRIKVAGDLHIDEHHTIEDTAIALGEAFAQAIGDKRGISRYGFLLPMDDALVHAALDFSGRPWLVWDAKFSREKIGDMPTEMFMHFFKSFSDAAKANLNIKAEGENEHHKIEAIFKAVAKAMKMALERDVNKMEIPSTKGIL